One Engraulis encrasicolus isolate BLACKSEA-1 chromosome 4, IST_EnEncr_1.0, whole genome shotgun sequence genomic window, ctacttggcgtaatgtagatgactgtcatgaagtgttaattatatatttatgtaggcctagcacattttaaaaatgtaggcctattggttatgccagactagtcatacatttcccctcctgtgaccatgcgagcagacgcgcaatgagaacatggcgtttcctacattcgtatttattagttttttccccctcaccgacaactttgtacatgcatagtaaagtgctgggactgattgctaggttactattttattgtatttttttattgtattatcctttttgatcaaagtgttcaaagttgcgggaaatcgcggtgattggttaaagttgcgctctcgcgcagaattcgcgggaattcattgaagttgcgaaaaacgacgcgatcgcaacatcgcgatttcctggagggactgaatagtacactcttgaggatcttttctgaagcgaaatgttgtttagattggatgggaaatgtaaattcggttttatattacattgatcagataagattgagatagtttcatgcattcagtgacaaagctttttgagtgatatgacaaaaacaattgataatgtacgaaatcactgagaattgtacacagccatggcatggtggacgagagcatttgctatatgccgaaaacaatgagaaactgatttgaccatgtgcacaggtaacaccaggaagtcacaattgaacaaatacTTTTGAGAATAATTATTCTGtggtgagaaatgtacaaaaccaattgagaaaaactgtaaatggtgaataacagctagaCTTCAGTGGCGAtttattgcaaatgttgattcttttgaattttcgcttggggccccaacttaccctagaatcgcctctggttgtCACACTGTACGTACGTGTTCTtatcttcctcactctctctccctctcactatctctctcttccctcttgtcTTGTGTCCCATTGTCACACTGCAAatgttctcatcttctctctctctctctctccttctgactctctctctctctctctctctccctctcactatctctctcttccctcttgtcTTGTGTCCCATTGTCACACTGCAAatgttctcatcttctctctctctctctctctccttctgactctctctctccttctgactctctctctctctctctctctctctctctctctctctctctctctctctgtctctctctctccttctgactctctctctctctctttctctctctgtctctctctctccttctgactctctctatctctctctatccctccaggTGTCCAAACCTGTTGTCCCTCACCCTGTCTGGCTGCGGTCACATCTCTGATGGTGACGTGGTGGGCGTGCTGCGCagctgtgtgcgtctgcgtcagCTGCGTCTGGAGAACTGCTCGCGTGTGACAGACACTCTTCTGCAGGCCGCAGCGCTGCACGGACAGAGTCTGGAGGAGGTGGGCACtactatgaagtgtgtgtgtgtgtgtgtgtgtgtgtgtgtgtgcgtgtgcgtgtgtgtgtgtgtgtgtgtgtgtatgtgtgtgtgtgtttatgtttgtgtttgtgtttgtgtttgcgtgtttgtgtgtgtgtgtgtgtgtgtgcgtgtgtgcgtgtgtgtgtgtgtgtgtgtgtgtgtgcgtgtgcgtgtgcgtgtgcgtttgcgtttgtgtgtgtgtgtgtgtgtgtgtctacgggaATGGAGGGGATAGTCCTGCGAATGAGCTATTGCATTTTACAGCCATTTTTTctaatgcacacatactgtacacacacacacacagcatatgtaTAGTATACACATTTTTACACATATAGTATATACACATActatagtacagtgtttctcaaagtggggcgcggaggcatctcaggagggggggggggggggggggttggggggattggaggtgtgacatctgatttagggttttttcccccaaggaaatgatttcctgtctcgccaataagttgaaagccctcaccaacatcacATTATtagttgtcatgaatttgaatagcatatgaaatgaacacacatctgtattagactgcagtccctctttgcttAATCTCGctgcgatcgcaaaatcagtctgcgcgagtagccttctgctcggaagcattcagagcctctgaaggggggaatgatggaaaaagtttgagaaccactgcatatACATTTTTGTGTTTTCGTGATTTTCAATGCAATTACTTTTTCCATGAATTATAAAAAGGTGCGTGTGGACTTCTGCCGGAACGTGACGCGCTCGGGGCTGCAGGCGCTGCGGGAACGACGGCCGGACTTGTTGCTAGGCGCCGAGCGGAGCGCCGGGATGATCCCCGACACCAGGCCGGAGGACCGACCGCAGGCACGACGAGCACTGCAGAAAGTCCTGCTGTTCGTCTGAGAGCACTGCAGAAAGTCCTGCTGTTCGTCTGAGAGCACTGCAGAAAGTCCTGCTGTTCGTCTGAGAGGATGGAACAGAGGAGTggcttggggttggggttggggttggggggtggggggtgtggagaATGCATATTAGTGTTTGACTTTTGTAAAATTaaattgaaggtgaagattgtgcacatctcaggagcattagtaaacctccctcctaaaGCCTCATACAGACGCACTGGTTATTATCAGCCTGATTGTTTAGCTCACTGGTTGCGACGTAGTGCAGAGATGaccgtggttgtgtgtgtgtgtgtgtgtgtgtgtgtgtgtgtgtgtgtgtgtgtgtgtgtgtgtgtgtgtgtgtgtgtgtgtgtgtgtgtgtgtgtgtgtgtgtgtgtgtgcgtgtgtatgtgtgtttgtgtgtgtatgactggtcTGAGAGCTGGATGGGGATGTTGGAATGGCTGGCAGGgggcaccacatacacacacacacacacacacacacacacacacacacacacacacacacacacacacacacacacacacacacacacacacacacacacacacacacacacacacacacacacacagaagtctcaGGGGACCCCACTGCAGAGCCcggggaggaagatgatgatgaagggtggggaaggctgtgctgtgcttgccTTGGGAACAAACTGTACTATCAGCAGCGTCCTGATAATGGAGGCTTGTTGTCTACGCTCCATGGGAGAAACGAGATGTGACATATGTTTTAGgttgattttgtttttgtatgtgtgtgtgtgtggttttgggcaGGGATTTGTGTTGAATTTCACGGATGCCATTTTAATCAGTTTAATATGctgtttttctatttttctataGATTTTATCTTTTGTTTTCCAGAGAAGTGAATAATACACtggtatttgtgtgtttttttcagtatTAAATTCAAATGTAAAATGGCTCTAGCCTCCAGTGGTTTtataatttgtttatcttgatctcatcagagacaaacaaactaaggatatggattgctggaaccacgtcatgtggtctgatgagaccaaaatAAACTAATTTGTttaagatggtgtcaagcatgtgtggtggtaactaAGTGAGTAGAGCAGTACAAAGAAAAGTACTCCATGCTTTCAGTCAAGCATATAGttggactgacatggtttggggctgcacgAATGCTgacaacattgggaagctgaatttcaccaaaagaaatatgcatgtcaacatgtattgtgactactgaagcagatcatgatcctctctaaaggcatttttccacatacaacccggccGTGTCATGTCAAGCTGAGTGGTGGTGTTCAGAtgagcctggtttgtgtttccattacaaaccatgTTACGCAGAGTTACATTTTCGACATTGTCACATACATTACTTAACGCtagttgatttttaaaaaaaatatcaaagtaataaaaGGTCAAGCTAAAGAGAAGTCTAAGGTAGTTGATGATCAGGTGGCTACCATGACTGGCTactttcattgtgtcaaagtgacatttcctGAAAAGATGCACTTACAATCTGCAGAAAAGTGAGGGGTGTTCTCACGTCTGTgacgcactgtactgtacattacttACTTTGTCATGTTTGAGAGTAATTACATCTTCATCATCATTAATCTAACTTCACTGTTCAccttgcatgtctgtgtttgaaaTACATCTTGTCATCTAGGTGTACGTTGTCCTTTATGGCAGTGtatctcaaagtggggcggaagcccccctaggggggcgcggaggtattggagggggggcgcgtgaagtcattctgctttgccattaagtcaacacattcactttacattcattaatttattcaccaACATTCAGAGAACATCATAGGTAGGCcgtatacgtgtatattaggctttaataaactttactaaggcctatttatttgtattttcgtaaccattttgcttgcAGGGGTGCGCAGACagatacccttcctctgaagggggggaatggcaggaaaagtttgagaaacattgctTTATGGGTTGAGCTATCAATGTGGTGGCACAATGTGTCTTTATGGAGCAGAGCCAGTGTTATGATGAGACGTACTGTATACTGTCCATCGATTCATGATCCCAATGATGATTGGAATGACCAGCAAGCCAATCCACAAAGGTTtcatgaatgaaatgaaagaatgaaagcccaactgggaaactcccattgtcattgtgacacagcacacaattgtTCACTGCACACGAAAtcgcatgtatgcctcacctgtgcaagtgggcagcccccaatggcgcagcGCGGTgccgtgcggcgggacggtaccatgcacagggtccctcactcatggaggaggatgggggagagcactggtacattacaatatcattacaatttcaatatgttgttgtattgctcacgctacccttgacttgtcagtacccgatgatgccacatttttcggctcatcCTTTTCCGACATATGAGcgattctaatgggggcagcatttgtttacatttaaaacaaaatgaacataggcctgctccaaatattttcccaaaaggtaccgctgtttgctagttgtctgctgatgttatataatcttttggatgtttttagaaataaataaaaatctttttttgaaatgtaaacaaagcgctgcccccattacaatgaccaggatctcggaaaaggctgaagaagaaaaaaaaaatctcaggtactgacatgtccagggtagtgtgagcattacaagtgcatgttgaaattgactgaactggtccttttatTTAACCTCTGAGTTAATGAACAAACTgagtttaaaataaataaatgtgtgtgtgtgtgtgtgtgtgtgtgtgtgtgtgtgtgtgtgtgtgtgtgtgtgtgtgtgtgtgtgtgtgtgtgtgtgttgtatagaaAGCAGTTAAGTTCTTTTCATTAGGGAAGAGCAAGCAGGGCGCCGAGTTTTAAAAGCTTTAAAAttgcataggctaggcctacttgttgcCAGAGGCTCTGTAATTAACCAGAGTGAGGATGAACAGACATGTGTACCTTCTCTGATCTCAATACAGGTTTCCCCGCatgtagcttttttttttttaataaataaacgTGTCCCACGTCTTTTACTGTACGCGCGTTCCCTGCAGGGTTGAATTAAACATGACTGTAACATGTGGCTTGCAGTCCTCATTCCAGTCACCGCTTTTGATTACATAATAAGTTCAGACTCCAGCAACTTGCTCGTGCTTAATTTGGACCGTCTTGATGTGGTGGGCACTGGATAGATCCCCTGTTATGCAAGCGAATGACCTAACGTTTAGTTGACTCGGGGCAGCGAGTTGTTGTCACAAGTTTTTGTCTCTCTGCTTTTATTCGGTTTCAGCACTTCTCGCTTGAATCGTCCAAACAGGAAGCTCCGTATAAAAGAGAAGTCCAGAGGTTGTTTCTCTGCGCGCCAGCTTTACGCTTCACAGTGACCTAATGGCTGCAGAGCGCGAGGTAGTGTGAGGGCACGCTGGAACGTGGCCAGCGTTGTGATTAGAAACAGCTTATATAACTGTATGAGGCGTGCGGAAGTAGGTTGCCCAGTGTCTGTGCGCTCCACGTGACCATACTATATTTGTGATATTGTACATGAGCTGTCTCGTGCAAGCGGTGGCGCTAGAAGCCAGAGAGGGCGGGCGGACACTCATGCTGGGGCAGTCACGCCGAAGGAGGCAGAACACCCCTGACACATTACCACGAGTGGCCGCTGATGTAAGGGTAACTTACGACCTGTTCTGTCCTGTGTGTGCAACGCGGTGCTTATCTACATCGTCAATGTGTACGGTTTAGAAATAAACGCTCTGTAGCGGCTGGCTGTTATGCCTCAGAATTACACAATAGGCTAGAGGATGGTCCCCTTAGAGTCTCCCCTCAACGTGATCTGGGGTGGATAGCTTATGCATCCGTGCCATAAGCTGCTCATTCCTGACTGTAATATTCAGTACAGGCCACACACAATCTTTCATAATGTCATGCAACAACTGGTCCAGACATTGTTTTGAACTTGTAACCAGGAGCAAAAGAAGCAAGATGAGAGTAAGTATCCATGGGTTGATATTAAACAGACTTTAATATAAAACATAATTAGTACAACCATCTAATGGCACTCCACAAAGAGGTGGAATCACCCTCTTTTGTTGTTGGACAATGGCAATGCTGGAAAGAAAAATGTAACTGTCATTGGAGATTCTTTCGGGTACCTGGGCATGGTTATGTAATTTCCATTTCATTATAACCCTTCACAGTTAAGAAGAAAAGGGAGTGAAAATGTTTTGACACTCTTGTCCTTCTCCCCCCTGCACATACCTTCTTAGCACACCTCGTTCCTGCTCAGGCACATTGTTTACAGGGCAAAGGAGTCAGCCTCGGCTACCATGAAACCCTAAACAGACCCTTTAATGTACTGCATGCATGATTGTTTGAATCTGCAGTCAGGTATTTCTTTTGTGGTGTGTGCCAATCCACTCCCCCTGCAGTTATGCAATCAAGCTaaacctttcaggctttcagatAACTTGATACGGCCAGCCTGCCAGCGTGCAACGAGAgaaaatgagatagagagagagagaaagagagagagggaaagggagaaggaggagtggtGGACATACTTAGAGCCCAGAGACAAAAGGCCATTTTTCCTGTGGCAATTAGATAATTGCACATGTAGAAGTCCAACACCGCATAGGCCTGTGCAGGTATGTGTGTAATGTAGAAGGACATCATCACTATTAATCTGGAAGTAAGGCTGAGTTTTCCAtgggcatggccgtaactaccattgaggacacagaggtcatgtcctctgtattttttattcagtaatgtaaaatgtaggcctatctgtgatgaaatcgatatatgattaacaat contains:
- the fbxl22 gene encoding F-box and leucine-rich protein 22: MHLTELNTECLLHLLSFLDKDSRRSLSLTCRRLCEAYLEPGLWTLLRFGSPGELRRDNFVLGAALRHLAICWHSSRVKVCNVEDWMKTSFQKDLCREHEGLVSQFLERVCHTCPNLLSLTLSGCGHISDGDVVGVLRSCVRLRQLRLENCSRVTDTLLQAAALHGQSLEEVRVDFCRNVTRSGLQALRERRPDLLLGAERSAGMIPDTRPEDRPQARRALQKVLLFV